One part of the Candidatus Borreliella tachyglossi genome encodes these proteins:
- the mvaD gene encoding diphosphomevalonate decarboxylase, translating into MMVKCKVHPSLALIKYWGKKDKFLNIPATSSIAVSIDAFYSTSELELSERDEIVLNSKTVILTSREINFFNYARKILNEPNASFRVSSRNNFPTAAGFASSSSGFASISACILKYFNQYSHRKASELARIGSASAARAIYGGFTLLKEGAKVACLLEHDDCFNDLCIIFAIVDSREKEMSSRVAMKICMQNEFYWNAWISSSRKIFKDALYCFLKGDFERLGFSIVKSYQHMFALMLSSSIIYFKSSTIELIKYIADLRSRGISVFETMDAGPQVKIFCLRKDLELILDGLNKSFKDVNFIVSGIGSGLEWM; encoded by the coding sequence ATGATGGTTAAGTGCAAGGTGCATCCTAGCTTGGCCTTAATTAAGTATTGGGGCAAGAAGGATAAATTTTTAAACATTCCAGCTACTTCTAGCATTGCTGTAAGTATTGATGCATTTTATTCAACAAGTGAGCTTGAACTTTCAGAAAGGGATGAAATAGTTTTAAATTCAAAGACTGTTATATTAACAAGTAGGGAAATAAATTTTTTTAACTATGCAAGAAAAATCTTGAATGAACCAAATGCGAGCTTTAGGGTAAGTAGTAGGAATAATTTTCCAACAGCTGCAGGATTTGCAAGTTCAAGTTCTGGCTTTGCGTCAATTTCCGCCTGTATTTTAAAATATTTCAATCAATATTCTCATCGGAAAGCTTCAGAACTTGCAAGAATAGGTTCAGCCTCAGCAGCCAGAGCTATTTATGGTGGATTTACACTTTTAAAGGAAGGGGCGAAAGTTGCATGCCTGTTGGAGCATGACGATTGTTTTAATGACTTGTGCATAATATTTGCTATAGTTGACAGCAGAGAAAAAGAGATGTCTTCAAGGGTGGCAATGAAGATTTGTATGCAAAATGAATTTTATTGGAATGCTTGGATTAGTTCTAGTCGAAAAATATTTAAGGATGCTTTATATTGTTTTTTAAAAGGTGATTTTGAAAGGCTTGGTTTCAGTATTGTAAAAAGTTACCAGCACATGTTTGCCTTAATGCTATCATCTTCCATTATTTATTTTAAAAGTAGTACTATAGAATTGATAAAATATATTGCCGATCTTAGGAGTAGGGGTATTTCTGTTTTTGAAACGATGGATGCTGGACCTCAAGTGAAGATATTTTGTTTGAGAAAGGATTTAGAATTAATTTTAGATGGACTTAATAAAAGTTTTAAAGATGTTAATTTTATTGTTTCAGGAATTGGAAGTGGTTTAGAATGGATGTAA
- a CDS encoding phosphomevalonate kinase, which produces MDVINFSVPGNLLLMGEYSILEEDGLGISVAIKERAYFTFKQGYTWRFFSKKTKIDKFTLIEDHDDFVFRIFRYLKNKYFANLEDFPCDVYVDTSNFFSNSGVKKGFGSSAVVAVGVVCGIFLISNHTTYVAKDKIFIYCLEAYRYAQGGMGSGYDITTSIFGGVIQFRGGDLPTYKLLEAVDFSDFYLMQGSVSVKTTSSIVKYKEHRASLISFIEDINSSMRDVILSASNSSVYFLSSLREAKRVGLEIGKRIGISADLPLNLSYLESECALIKALGAGNETFLVYRPNLEVFRQFNIDPINLDTDGIIL; this is translated from the coding sequence ATGGATGTAATTAATTTTTCTGTGCCTGGTAATTTACTTTTAATGGGTGAATATTCTATTTTAGAGGAAGATGGCCTTGGGATATCGGTTGCAATCAAAGAGCGAGCTTATTTTACTTTCAAGCAAGGTTATACTTGGCGGTTTTTTAGTAAAAAAACTAAGATTGATAAGTTTACTTTAATAGAGGATCATGATGATTTTGTTTTTAGGATATTTAGATATTTAAAGAATAAGTATTTTGCTAACTTGGAAGATTTTCCTTGTGATGTTTATGTTGATACAAGTAATTTTTTTTCAAATAGTGGTGTGAAAAAAGGATTTGGTTCTAGTGCCGTTGTTGCTGTTGGAGTTGTCTGTGGGATTTTTTTGATTTCTAATCATACTACTTATGTTGCTAAAGACAAAATTTTTATATATTGCCTAGAAGCTTACAGATATGCCCAAGGAGGTATGGGTAGTGGGTATGATATTACTACAAGCATTTTTGGTGGTGTTATTCAGTTTAGAGGCGGAGATTTGCCTACATATAAACTTTTAGAAGCAGTAGATTTTAGTGATTTTTATTTAATGCAAGGTTCTGTATCAGTTAAGACCACTAGTTCTATTGTTAAATATAAAGAACATAGAGCTTCTTTAATAAGTTTTATAGAAGATATTAATAGTTCAATGAGAGATGTTATACTTAGTGCCAGCAATTCTTCTGTCTATTTTTTGTCTAGTTTGAGAGAAGCAAAAAGAGTGGGATTGGAAATTGGAAAGAGAATAGGAATTTCTGCTGATTTGCCATTAAATCTTTCTTATCTTGAGAGTGAATGTGCTTTAATTAAGGCTTTGGGGGCTGGAAATGAAACTTTTTTAGTTTATAGACCCAATTTGGAAGTTTTTAGACAATTTAATATCGATCCAATAAATTTAGATACGGATGGTATAATATTGTAA
- the mvk gene encoding mevalonate kinase — protein MFIIKKPSKILFLGEHSAVYGFPVIGATIPLYMHLVYTFAGSWRYLGSPSLKIDAIMHFINKKFNKVRPIEFLIFSQIPVGVGLGSSASLSLCFAEYIVTHDEYKDCDKILLAREIENIFHGKSSGMDILLVELNGNYYLENNNGVFDFKKIQTCDFYLLIGAVKREIETSRIISDLNYRIASDNSLFEIISKLGCLVKDAYSAFDKQDISSLANDMSIANGYLRYLGLSSGALDYIIKRGMGLKALSGKLSGAGKGGAFILLFKDKDEAWLALRELSKDLDRNNISLVLKLMMFKV, from the coding sequence ATGTTCATAATCAAAAAACCTTCTAAAATATTATTCTTAGGTGAGCATAGTGCTGTGTATGGGTTTCCAGTTATTGGTGCAACAATACCTCTTTATATGCATCTGGTATATACTTTTGCTGGTTCTTGGAGATATTTAGGGAGCCCTTCTTTAAAGATAGATGCGATAATGCACTTTATTAATAAAAAATTTAATAAAGTTAGACCCATTGAGTTTTTAATATTTTCCCAGATTCCAGTTGGAGTAGGACTTGGTTCTTCTGCTAGCCTTAGTTTATGTTTTGCTGAATATATTGTAACTCATGATGAATATAAAGATTGCGATAAAATTTTATTGGCAAGGGAAATTGAAAATATTTTTCATGGAAAGTCTTCTGGAATGGATATTTTGCTAGTTGAGCTAAATGGAAATTATTATTTGGAAAATAATAATGGTGTTTTTGATTTTAAAAAAATACAGACTTGCGATTTTTATCTTTTGATTGGAGCAGTAAAAAGGGAAATTGAGACGAGTAGGATAATATCTGATTTAAATTACAGGATTGCTTCTGATAATAGTTTATTTGAGATTATTTCAAAACTTGGTTGTCTCGTTAAAGATGCATATTCTGCTTTTGATAAGCAAGATATTTCTTCTTTAGCAAATGATATGAGTATTGCAAATGGGTACTTAAGGTATTTGGGCTTATCTTCAGGCGCTCTTGATTATATAATAAAAAGAGGTATGGGGCTTAAGGCTCTCTCTGGCAAGTTGAGTGGTGCTGGCAAGGGTGGTGCTTTTATCTTGCTTTTTAAAGATAAAGACGAAGCCTGGTTAGCTTTAAGAGAATTAAGTAAAGATTTAGATAGGAATAACATTAGCTTAGTTTTAAAACTTATGATGTTTAAAGTGTAG
- a CDS encoding MBL fold metallo-hydrolase, producing MKLKNFILGDIRTNSYVIYSEDLLIRDAIIIDIGQHPIKLIDFLENENLLPKKLFLTHTHFDHIAGLPLLLKRYKDIKVYVHKEEFKGFFSSKHNLSYLIGDDGFCLKEDIGFDYEFVCDGDLVEFLDTKIEIFFVPGHSPGSISYRVEDMFFSGDVLFKGSIGRTDFFHSDYDVLCSSLKKIDRVIKNGYKIYPGHGFPTNIEKERNLNLSFIKAISQ from the coding sequence ATGAAGCTAAAGAATTTTATATTAGGTGATATAAGAACTAATTCTTATGTTATTTATAGCGAAGATCTCCTTATAAGAGATGCTATTATTATTGATATTGGACAACATCCTATTAAGTTAATTGATTTTTTAGAAAACGAAAATTTGCTTCCTAAGAAGTTATTTTTAACTCATACACATTTTGATCATATTGCAGGGTTGCCTTTGCTCTTAAAGAGGTATAAGGATATTAAGGTTTATGTTCACAAAGAGGAGTTTAAGGGATTTTTTTCATCTAAGCATAATCTTTCTTATTTAATAGGAGATGATGGTTTTTGTCTTAAAGAAGATATTGGTTTTGATTATGAGTTTGTTTGTGATGGCGATTTAGTTGAATTTTTAGATACTAAAATTGAGATTTTTTTTGTTCCAGGGCATTCGCCAGGAAGTATATCTTATAGAGTTGAAGATATGTTTTTTTCAGGAGATGTTCTTTTTAAAGGTTCTATTGGTAGAACAGATTTTTTTCATTCAGATTATGATGTTTTATGTAGTAGTTTGAAAAAGATTGACAGAGTCATCAAAAATGGTTATAAAATATATCCCGGTCATGGATTTCCTACTAACATAGAAAAAGAAAGAAATTTAAACTTAAGCTTTATTAAGGCTATAAGTCAATAA
- a CDS encoding CAP domain-containing protein, giving the protein MQKKFILIIVTFINQAILISANEDLTFLYSSIHQLRDNLRLEKLEIDKTLEMVAKEYAISLNENKVLTHTLFGTTPIQRVKKHDKYFCRVREILAYGMEVRDVTGAWLNSPSHKEALLNKDTSKMGGYILQTPKKENIFIVIFGEKF; this is encoded by the coding sequence ATGCAAAAAAAATTTATTCTTATTATTGTGACTTTTATAAATCAAGCTATCCTCATAAGCGCAAATGAAGACCTCACATTTCTTTACTCATCAATTCATCAATTAAGAGATAATCTAAGGTTAGAAAAATTAGAAATAGACAAAACTCTTGAGATGGTAGCAAAAGAATATGCAATAAGTCTTAACGAAAATAAAGTCTTAACTCATACTCTCTTTGGTACAACTCCGATACAAAGAGTTAAAAAACACGATAAATATTTTTGCAGGGTAAGAGAAATTCTAGCATACGGAATGGAAGTTCGAGATGTAACGGGCGCTTGGCTTAACAGTCCATCTCACAAAGAAGCTCTCCTAAATAAAGACACAAGTAAAATGGGCGGTTATATATTACAAACACCAAAAAAGGAAAACATATTCATAGTCATTTTTGGAGAAAAATTCTGA
- a CDS encoding Dps family protein codes for MTNHLDYLKKDDLDKVNLKLQELLAGFHVFYSNLRGIHWNIKDVNFFVIHKKTQRLYEYVGEVIDILAERSRALGYDSEFRYSEFTKKSFIEEISLQTTSSFNSSIQSIIRNLSDILKNIFETRCVVDSACDYGTANVLDDIITAFEKYLWMYKSLLCECECPCHDQECSNTSEDKDSCDDKECCKDKHESVV; via the coding sequence ATGACAAATCATTTAGACTATTTAAAAAAAGATGACCTAGATAAGGTGAACTTAAAGCTTCAAGAATTGCTGGCAGGATTTCATGTTTTTTATTCTAATTTAAGAGGCATTCACTGGAATATAAAGGATGTTAATTTTTTTGTGATTCATAAAAAAACGCAACGTCTTTATGAATATGTTGGGGAAGTTATTGATATTTTAGCTGAGCGATCTAGGGCGCTTGGGTATGATTCTGAGTTTAGGTATTCCGAATTTACTAAAAAATCTTTTATTGAGGAGATTAGTTTACAGACAACTTCAAGTTTTAACTCCTCGATTCAAAGTATTATTCGCAATCTCAGTGACATTCTTAAAAATATTTTTGAAACAAGATGCGTGGTTGATAGTGCATGTGATTATGGGACAGCTAATGTCTTAGATGATATCATTACCGCTTTTGAAAAATATTTATGGATGTATAAATCTTTGTTGTGTGAGTGTGAATGCCCATGTCACGATCAGGAATGTAGCAATACATCTGAGGATAAGGATTCATGTGATGATAAGGAATGTTGTAAAGATAAGCATGAATCTGTGGTATGA
- the fusA gene encoding elongation factor G, with protein MEIRNIGIMAHIDAGKTTTTERIIYYTGKTHKIGDVDSGNTVTDWMAQEQDRGITISSAAITCYWREHQINIIDTPGHVDFTAEVERSLRVLDGGVVIFSAVDGVQSQTETVWRQASKYGIPRLAYINKMDRVGANFFKVVEDIQNKFGIVPIILQIPIGSENSFEGMIDIIRNEELHFEVRDGKPIVIKRKVSEEFVQDVKIFREKLIDSLSNFSERITELFLENAAIDDSLIIGEIRQNTINGFIIPVLMGTSLKNIGIEPLIDAVVDYLPGPFDKNFNAYSLKTDKNVLINPRNEKKLSALVFKVQYFSAIAAHLYFIRVYSGKLNSSKKVINIGNNKREKLTRIFRVFSNKNEQIDEVQAGDIGAVIGLKYSITGDTLVEEGNEILLESLVFPEPVVLISVEAERASDDARLREVFEIIAKEDPTFSYKESKETGQLLVSGMGELHLDIIITRIRDEFKLNVYTGKPQVSYRESLSSTVNDIFEFINVFAGKELNLKIGMIVTPLARGEGNKVEFECDVEPLFRAAILRGVTSAFSSGIIGYPIIDVGVKITSLGYDKGKVSEFAIESIGGLAFHRVFRQANPIKLEPVMILEIRTPIEYTGEVISTLNLIGGIVHSISNTEDCEIIKAEAAFEKLFGYTSVLRSATKGRGIFTMEFSYFKEKWD; from the coding sequence ATGGAAATTAGGAATATTGGAATTATGGCGCATATTGATGCTGGTAAGACTACTACTACAGAGAGAATTATATACTATACAGGCAAAACTCATAAGATAGGTGATGTTGATTCTGGAAATACAGTCACTGATTGGATGGCCCAAGAGCAAGATAGGGGCATTACAATTAGTTCGGCTGCTATTACTTGCTATTGGCGAGAACATCAGATCAATATTATCGATACCCCTGGACATGTTGATTTTACAGCTGAAGTTGAGAGGTCTCTGCGAGTTCTTGATGGAGGAGTTGTTATTTTTAGTGCTGTTGATGGAGTACAGTCACAAACTGAAACAGTTTGGAGGCAAGCATCAAAGTATGGCATTCCTAGGCTTGCTTATATTAACAAAATGGACAGGGTGGGAGCTAATTTTTTCAAGGTAGTTGAGGATATACAAAATAAATTTGGTATAGTTCCAATAATTTTGCAAATTCCAATTGGGAGCGAGAATAGTTTTGAAGGAATGATAGATATTATTCGTAATGAGGAATTGCATTTTGAGGTTAGGGATGGTAAACCTATTGTGATTAAGAGAAAAGTTAGCGAGGAATTTGTTCAGGATGTTAAAATTTTTAGGGAGAAGTTAATAGATTCCCTTAGCAATTTCAGTGAAAGAATTACGGAACTTTTTCTGGAAAATGCTGCGATTGATGATTCTCTTATCATAGGAGAAATTAGACAAAATACTATTAATGGCTTTATTATCCCTGTTTTAATGGGAACTAGTCTTAAAAATATTGGTATAGAGCCTTTAATAGACGCAGTTGTGGATTATCTTCCAGGTCCTTTTGATAAAAATTTTAATGCTTATTCTTTAAAGACAGATAAAAATGTGTTGATTAATCCTAGAAATGAGAAAAAGTTATCAGCACTTGTTTTTAAGGTGCAATATTTTAGTGCAATTGCTGCACATCTTTATTTTATTAGAGTTTATTCAGGGAAACTTAATTCATCCAAAAAGGTTATAAATATTGGTAATAATAAGCGTGAGAAATTGACAAGAATCTTTCGGGTTTTTTCTAATAAAAATGAACAGATCGATGAAGTGCAAGCAGGAGATATTGGAGCAGTGATTGGGCTTAAATATTCTATAACAGGGGATACTCTTGTTGAAGAGGGGAATGAAATTTTGCTTGAGTCTTTGGTATTCCCAGAACCGGTTGTCTTAATATCTGTTGAAGCAGAGAGAGCATCTGATGATGCTAGGCTTAGGGAAGTTTTTGAGATTATAGCTAAAGAAGATCCTACTTTTAGCTATAAGGAGAGTAAAGAGACGGGGCAGTTATTGGTGTCTGGGATGGGAGAGCTGCATCTTGATATTATTATTACAAGAATTAGAGATGAGTTTAAACTTAATGTTTATACAGGAAAGCCCCAGGTAAGTTATAGAGAGAGTTTAAGTTCTACAGTTAATGATATATTTGAGTTTATTAATGTTTTTGCAGGTAAAGAACTCAATTTAAAAATTGGTATGATTGTTACTCCTTTAGCGAGAGGTGAAGGGAATAAAGTTGAGTTTGAGTGCGATGTTGAGCCTTTGTTTAGAGCTGCAATATTAAGGGGGGTTACTTCTGCCTTCTCAAGTGGGATTATTGGATATCCTATTATTGACGTAGGAGTTAAGATTACTTCTTTAGGTTATGACAAAGGCAAAGTTAGTGAATTTGCCATCGAGTCAATAGGCGGACTTGCTTTCCATCGGGTTTTTAGGCAAGCAAATCCTATCAAGCTGGAGCCGGTAATGATTTTAGAGATTAGGACTCCCATTGAATACACTGGAGAAGTGATTTCTACATTAAATCTTATTGGTGGAATTGTTCATTCTATTAGTAATACTGAGGATTGCGAAATAATCAAGGCTGAGGCAGCTTTTGAAAAACTTTTCGGGTATACTTCTGTTTTAAGGAGTGCTACTAAGGGCAGGGGAATTTTTACTATGGAATTTTCTTACTTTAAAGAAAAGTGGGATTAG
- a CDS encoding DUF898 family protein, with translation MSNKSYFDGDLFESICIYIGSACIVLFTLGICFPWAYCLYCKYRISHTVIDGHRLKFEGNGVSFLRNWIVWWFLCFVTFGAYSLCLMNKVEQWKIKHTHFAD, from the coding sequence ATGTCAAATAAATCGTATTTTGATGGAGATCTTTTTGAGTCAATTTGTATATACATTGGATCAGCCTGTATTGTTTTGTTTACTTTGGGAATTTGTTTCCCTTGGGCTTATTGTCTTTACTGTAAATATAGGATTTCTCATACTGTGATTGATGGGCATCGTTTGAAATTTGAAGGTAATGGGGTAAGCTTTCTAAGGAATTGGATTGTTTGGTGGTTTCTATGTTTTGTTACTTTTGGAGCTTATTCTTTGTGTTTGATGAATAAAGTTGAGCAATGGAAAATTAAGCATACACATTTTGCCGATTAA
- the badR gene encoding host adaptation transcriptional regulator BadR, with translation MQGENMVSIRGGNRKKILLSLKNMQYSRTDLARKLLLTNAAVTILTNQMIKENILVEVGSKESDIKKHGRKEILLDINKDFAYSMGVIISSNYFQIGIANLKCEVLISETYSFEPPVSAYDILEKIKDHMIEIIWKHNFSRDKFIGLGFSITGIIKDKESGIVNDSHGAWIEKNVPVKAILEEYFSLTVYLESYVKNLSLAEFMGKNVDNIMFFDYTDTAELSIWSDGNVYAGFNNRSGMVSHMIIDYGGEKNCPTCGNKGCVNMLISNFALQRLVSKEFMNGEIPELYDKYEGKLKKVTIYDIFSLHEKYGFIQKIMADTVKYLAIVIINIQRVLDFNYLVLYGQSFKLKSFFDLLKEEIKRLNKESIVLKLSSLDTEVSVVGPASSVIFNKFYLTGGDID, from the coding sequence ATGCAAGGTGAGAATATGGTTTCAATAAGAGGTGGTAATAGAAAAAAAATACTCCTTAGCTTAAAGAATATGCAGTATTCAAGAACAGATTTAGCTCGCAAATTATTGTTAACAAATGCTGCTGTTACGATTCTTACCAATCAGATGATCAAGGAAAATATTTTAGTTGAAGTTGGATCAAAAGAATCAGATATTAAGAAACATGGACGAAAAGAAATACTTCTTGATATTAATAAAGATTTTGCATATTCAATGGGAGTAATTATTTCAAGTAATTATTTTCAAATAGGAATCGCAAATCTTAAATGCGAGGTTTTAATAAGTGAAACTTATTCTTTTGAACCTCCAGTTAGTGCTTATGACATTTTAGAAAAAATTAAAGATCATATGATAGAGATTATTTGGAAACATAATTTTTCAAGAGACAAATTTATTGGATTAGGATTTAGTATTACTGGAATAATTAAGGATAAGGAATCAGGTATTGTCAATGACAGTCATGGAGCATGGATTGAAAAAAATGTACCTGTCAAGGCCATACTTGAAGAATATTTTTCACTTACAGTATATCTTGAAAGTTACGTGAAAAACCTTTCTCTTGCCGAATTTATGGGAAAAAATGTAGATAATATTATGTTTTTTGACTATACAGATACTGCTGAACTCTCTATTTGGTCTGATGGTAATGTTTATGCGGGATTTAATAACAGATCTGGAATGGTTAGTCATATGATAATTGACTATGGGGGTGAAAAAAATTGTCCTACTTGTGGAAATAAGGGGTGTGTTAATATGTTGATATCTAACTTTGCGCTTCAACGTTTGGTATCAAAAGAGTTTATGAATGGGGAGATTCCGGAACTTTATGACAAGTATGAAGGTAAGCTTAAAAAGGTAACTATATATGATATTTTTTCTCTTCACGAGAAGTATGGCTTTATACAGAAAATAATGGCGGATACAGTGAAGTATTTAGCAATAGTTATTATTAATATTCAAAGGGTTCTTGATTTTAATTATTTAGTGCTTTATGGACAAAGCTTTAAACTTAAAAGTTTTTTTGATTTATTGAAAGAGGAGATAAAGCGATTAAATAAAGAAAGCATAGTATTAAAGCTTAGTTCTCTAGATACGGAAGTATCTGTTGTAGGACCCGCCTCTAGTGTTATTTTTAATAAATTCTATTTAACTGGAGGAGATATTGATTAA
- the ffh gene encoding signal recognition particle protein codes for MFDNLSAGFRDFIRYVSGKSVINEKNIAEAIDTVRNALIEADVNLRVVRRFINSIVEEAKGIKVLRNVDPRSQFIKIVNDKLVNFLGNKHSELVLSPVNKQSYILMVGLQGSGKTTTCAKLALRLKLANRKVLLVAADTFRVAAVEQLGILGEQIGIPVFFIEGEEDPAKVVKEAVRYARAELFDTVIVDTRGRLEVEDLLLKEVRKLKDILSPMETILVADAMTGQIAVNIAKEFNDHVGITGVIFTKFDSDARGGAILSLKTICGAPIKFVGVGEKLEDLDIFYPERVASRILGMGDVVSLVEKAQSVIGKQEALKLEEKIKKAGFNFEDYLNQFKYMRGMGGVSGLVGMLPGVSLEILGGRNIDEKELKREEAIILSMTLKERLNPVVLSSPSRKKRIALGSGTTIFEVNKLMKKFSQTTLMMRKMKNKSFQNKMASLLEGKGGIVN; via the coding sequence GTGTTTGATAATTTAAGTGCAGGTTTTAGAGACTTTATAAGATATGTCTCTGGAAAGTCTGTAATAAATGAAAAAAATATTGCAGAAGCCATTGATACTGTTAGGAATGCCTTAATTGAGGCTGATGTTAACTTAAGGGTTGTAAGACGTTTTATAAATTCTATTGTCGAAGAGGCAAAGGGAATTAAAGTTTTAAGGAATGTTGATCCTAGGTCTCAGTTTATTAAGATTGTCAATGATAAGCTTGTTAATTTTCTAGGGAATAAGCATTCTGAACTTGTTTTAAGTCCTGTTAATAAGCAGTCGTATATACTTATGGTTGGTCTTCAAGGTTCGGGAAAAACTACAACATGTGCAAAACTTGCACTTCGACTTAAATTGGCGAATAGAAAAGTTCTTCTTGTTGCTGCAGATACTTTTAGAGTGGCCGCAGTTGAGCAATTGGGGATTTTAGGCGAGCAAATTGGTATTCCTGTGTTTTTTATTGAGGGTGAGGAAGATCCTGCTAAGGTTGTGAAGGAAGCTGTTAGGTATGCTAGAGCAGAGCTTTTTGATACTGTGATAGTGGATACTAGGGGACGTCTTGAGGTTGAAGATTTATTACTCAAAGAGGTAAGGAAACTTAAAGATATTTTGAGCCCTATGGAAACAATACTGGTTGCAGACGCGATGACGGGTCAGATTGCTGTAAATATTGCAAAGGAATTTAATGATCATGTTGGAATTACGGGGGTCATTTTTACCAAGTTTGATTCTGATGCTAGAGGTGGGGCAATTCTTTCGCTTAAGACTATTTGCGGAGCTCCTATTAAATTTGTGGGAGTTGGCGAGAAACTTGAGGATCTTGATATTTTTTATCCAGAAAGAGTTGCTTCGCGAATTCTTGGTATGGGTGATGTTGTTAGTCTTGTTGAGAAGGCTCAGTCTGTTATAGGCAAGCAAGAAGCTTTAAAACTTGAAGAAAAAATTAAAAAGGCTGGCTTTAATTTTGAAGATTATTTAAATCAATTTAAGTACATGCGAGGTATGGGGGGAGTATCTGGTTTAGTGGGGATGCTTCCGGGTGTTTCATTGGAAATATTGGGAGGACGCAATATCGATGAGAAGGAGCTTAAAAGAGAGGAAGCAATTATTCTTTCTATGACTTTAAAGGAGAGATTAAATCCTGTTGTTTTAAGTAGTCCTTCAAGGAAGAAAAGAATAGCTTTAGGGAGTGGGACAACGATTTTTGAGGTAAATAAACTTATGAAAAAATTTAGTCAGACGACTTTAATGATGAGAAAGATGAAAAATAAAAGCTTTCAGAATAAGATGGCATCTCTTTTGGAAGGTAAAGGAGGAATAGTAAATTGA
- the rpsP gene encoding 30S ribosomal protein S16, translated as MSVRIRLKRMGAKKRPYYRIVVMDSASPRDGRAIEELGYYHPVEKQNQIKINEEKVKDWISKGAIPSDTVKRLLNKNSVRVDS; from the coding sequence TTGAGTGTTAGGATAAGATTGAAAAGGATGGGTGCAAAGAAAAGACCTTATTATCGGATTGTGGTTATGGATTCTGCTTCGCCTAGAGATGGACGAGCTATTGAAGAGCTTGGATATTATCATCCTGTTGAAAAACAAAATCAAATCAAAATAAATGAAGAAAAGGTCAAGGATTGGATAAGTAAAGGTGCTATTCCGAGTGATACGGTGAAAAGACTTTTAAATAAAAATAGTGTTAGAGTTGATAGTTAG
- a CDS encoding KH domain-containing protein, producing the protein MKEYGNEIELIEFVVKSLVDKRDEVKLNVVEGEKSTILELRVSTNDVGKIIGRRGRIARAIRTLLSACAAKTNRRVQLEILD; encoded by the coding sequence ATGAAGGAATACGGCAATGAAATTGAGCTTATAGAGTTTGTAGTAAAATCTCTTGTGGATAAACGAGATGAGGTTAAATTAAATGTAGTTGAGGGTGAGAAGTCAACCATTTTGGAATTAAGAGTTTCCACAAATGATGTTGGAAAGATAATTGGGAGGAGGGGACGCATTGCAAGGGCTATTAGAACACTGCTTAGTGCTTGTGCTGCAAAAACAAATAGGAGAGTTCAGTTAGAAATTTTGGACTAA
- the rimM gene encoding ribosome maturation factor RimM (Essential for efficient processing of 16S rRNA), with translation MFVKGIILSSYGIHGYAKIKSISNGFDSFFALKGSKLILKKKRYSSIEVRVEDISLINNSLLLKFEEFSAPECIKRLIGFELWIDDEFASKLEEGEYYFGELIGYRLVNNEKELGVVVSFLECGESVILEIKAGNKLFFVPFLDVYLGEIDRRLKTIELRILELLK, from the coding sequence ATGTTTGTAAAAGGCATAATATTGTCATCTTATGGAATTCATGGATATGCTAAGATTAAGAGCATATCCAATGGTTTTGATAGTTTTTTTGCTTTAAAGGGAAGTAAATTAATTTTAAAAAAGAAACGTTATTCTTCGATTGAGGTGAGGGTTGAGGATATCTCTTTAATCAATAATTCATTGTTATTAAAGTTTGAAGAATTCAGTGCTCCTGAGTGTATTAAGAGATTAATTGGTTTTGAATTGTGGATAGATGATGAGTTTGCATCTAAATTGGAAGAAGGTGAATATTACTTTGGAGAACTTATTGGCTATAGGCTTGTTAATAACGAGAAAGAATTGGGAGTTGTTGTCTCTTTTTTAGAATGTGGGGAGTCAGTTATTCTTGAAATTAAGGCTGGAAACAAGTTATTTTTTGTTCCCTTTTTGGATGTTTATCTTGGAGAGATTGATAGAAGACTTAAAACTATTGAACTTAGGATATTAGAACTTTTAAAATGA